One part of the Ovis canadensis isolate MfBH-ARS-UI-01 breed Bighorn chromosome 8, ARS-UI_OviCan_v2, whole genome shotgun sequence genome encodes these proteins:
- the LOC138445291 gene encoding amine sulfotransferase-like isoform X1, which yields MGDEDKYLLKFKGYNFERSLVDIDFLENLDNFEIRDDDVFIITYPKSGTIWTQQIVSLIYYEGHRNRTELVETVDRSPFLEYNLRKIDYEKRPSPRLFASHIPYYLAPKGLKNKKAKVIYVYRNPKDVLTSYFHFSNLLITLEASNNIGDFMERFLDGKVTGSLWFDHIRGWYEHRHDFNILFMMYEEMKKDLRSSVLKISSFLEKELSEEDLDAIVNQAAFQNMKVDPQANYDAILKNEIGMRTNNGQFLRKGDVKYRWRLETSLDRGAK from the exons ATGGGTGAtgaagacaaatatttattgaaatttaaaGGGTATAATTTTGAACGTTCTTTGGTTGATATTGACTTTCTAGAAAATCTAGATAACTTTGAAATTAGAGATGATGATGTCTTCATCATTACATACCCCAAATCTG GTACCATCTGGACTCAGCAGATAGTAAGCTTGATTTACTATGAGGGACATCGTAACAGAACTGAACTTGTGGAAACAGTTGACAGAAGCCCCTTCCTGGAATACAATCTGCGCAAAATAGACTATGAGAAGAGACCATCCCCTCGCCTCTTTGCTTCCCACATCCCATACTATTTAGCACCAAAAGGTCTCAAGAACAAAAAAGCTAAA GTAATTTACGTCTACAGAAACCCCAAGGATGTTTTGacctcatattttcatttttctaatttgttGATTACATTAGAAGCTTCAAATAACATAGGAGATTTCATGGAAAGATTTCTAGATGGAAAAG TGACAGGAAGCCTTTGGTTTGATCACATCAGAGGCTGGTATGAGCATAGACATGACTTCAATATCCTGTTCATGATGTATGAGGAGATGAAGAAG GATCTCAGAAGTTCTGTGCTTAAAATCAGCAGTTTTCTTGAGAAAGAACTGAGTGAAGAGGATCTGGATGCTATTGTGAATCAGGCTGCATTTCAGAATATGAAAGTTGATCCTCAAGCTAATTATGATGCCATTCTGAAAAATGAAATCGGGATGAGAACAAACAACGGACAATTCCTGCGCAAAGGTGATGTTAA